The following nucleotide sequence is from Cercospora beticola chromosome 2, complete sequence.
TTCAGAGTCTCCTTGAGATCTTCGTCGGAAAGGATCTCGAGCTCGGCAGGCAGTTGTCCTTTTCGTCCTTTCTTGCGAGGGCGCAATGACGGTCGCTCAAAGTCCATGACGTCGAAGCCGTTCTCACCATACTGTTCCACAGTGTCGGCAAGTAGCGATGCACTGACAAagttgttcttcttgtcaCGACCACTTCTTCGTGTGCCATTTCTGTTTGGCGCTCTGCCGGGCGTGAGGTTGGTGATGTTGGCAAGACCTCTTCGAGCAGCTTCCACATCACCAAATCCGCCGTCCGAGCCGTACACGCCGCCATCGTCGATCATGAGCTCGTCTCCGTCCATTCCGAACTCCTCTTGCTTGGCCAACAGTCTCGCGATCTGCTCGTCAGTCATCATGTCCTGGCGCCGCTGTCGAagatcttcctcatcttcccACATTTCTTGCTCGTTGTACTCAAGCTCGGACTCTAGACCGTCAGAAGACAATTCGTCCATGTCAGGATTGATGGAcgagtcgtcgtcctcatcgctgtCATCGACGCTCTCCCAATCTTCGTGATCATCGTCAACTTCTGCCTCGTCATCTACGCGTGCGTGCTTCAACAGCTCGTCGTCTGGCACTTCGCGCCCATCGACCACCAGTGACGGGCCACCCAGCGTTGCATTCGCTTTCATCTCAGCAAAGAAGTTGTCGCTCGAAGttccctcctcttccatctgTGCGATGAGATTTTGCATGTAATCATCATATGCAGcttctccgtcttcgtcttcgtcttctgatGTCATGTTTGCACGCAGTTGGCGATTATCCTTCTTTCTGCCACGCTTCCCCCTCCGATCGGACTTCGATGCGCTCTTGCTCTCGCTCTTCTTtgaagccttcttctctcgTAACGCCTCTTTCCAATCAGCTTGGAGCGATTGAATGGTGTCTGCTGCTCCCATGTCTGGCTTGGCCGGCGCCGGCTCTGCGAACTTCACCTTCGATGGTTTCGACGAAGAGCTCTCGTAAGCTTCTCGCTCAGCTGGTGAAGGATCCAGATCTGGCCGTGGTCTGCTCTTGCCCTTGCGCCAGTATGGAttggctggtgctggtgtccAATCTTCTTGAGGTTTGACAGTGAGGTCGTGCTTTGAAGGCGCCAATCGCCAACCCTGACCTTCTGAATGTTTGCTCACTGCTGCGTTATGTGAAGGTGCTGTGCCGCCGTTGAGTGCCTTCAGAAGATCGTCGGTCGGGTGAGGGCTCGCTCGTGAATGTGATTGTGCATGAGACGTGGCAGGTTCGCGCTGTCGAGGGGGCGGTGCGGAAAATGGATCGTTGATGACTGTCGGCCTGTTGCGTCCTTTGAACATGACCACTTCCTCGCTCGAATCTGATCGCGCGGGAGAGGGCTCGCGAACTGCCCGCTTGCCCTGCGCCTTCGACGAGCTCATGGGGCCTGACAGACTTTCGTCACCCACGGTATCGACCACGAACTGCAGTTCTGGTGTCGGCTCTCGCGCGGGCTCTGCATCAACAATGATGCGTGTTTCTGTGCTGGCTGTGGTTGTCTCCACCTCAATGTCCATGATTTCTGAGCTGTCAAGCGCCATGTTTGCCACTCCATCTTCAGTGCTATTGATGTCCGCTTCCATCTGAATATTCGTCTGTATCGTACTGTCGTCGATCtcgatgtcatcgtcgtcgctgtcgtcgtcgaatTCTCCACCGGTGCTTGGCCCTGTCTCGTCGAGCTGCTGATTCCGCTCTTCAAGGGCAGACTGAGGCACACCTACGCTCACAAAGGAGATCGGTTGGTGGCGATACTTTACAGACGCACTTGACGGTGTTCCGAACTTCGACGGCTTCGCCTTCGCACCGCTGAAGCCCTTGAAACCCACGCGGTTGTCATCGTCTGCCACAGTTTAGCATACGAGCGGGCAGCCAAATGGCAAATTTACGAACCACCCCAATCACTGTCGTCATATTGGGAGTAATTACGACGAGGTGTATTTTGTGCACTGCCGTTGTTCTtggccttctgcttcttgccagcGCGGCCTTGGgccttgcccttcttgcccATCGTTCTCAGCCCCACCGGATGGTCGCTGCAGTGTTTCGAGTGGCGAAATGGAAGGTGAATGCTTCCTTGCTGTCAATGAGCTCAGCAAACAACTTCTGCTCTCCACGAATctgcagcagagaagaaACGGCGTAAGAGAGTGACAATGGTCGGGATGTGCGAAGTTTGGGAGTGAAAGAAAGTCGAGCTCTCCTGGTCGGCCACTCACGATGACTGCATGATCCACATGCAGCCGCACCTTGACTGGACCCTGCCGCATCGCATCGCTCCCCGCCCAGCAGGCGATCGCCCGTGCTCCCAGGCACACATCTCTCGTCACTCAGCCTCTCGCCATCATGCATGAGTGACTCCTCTGCGCAATCACATCCTGAGCAACTCGCAGTATCGCCATTGCTGTGAGCACCTCGAGCTGCCCTTCCACGACCGCATCCTCCGTCTGGGAGATAGATCACTCCGCCCCGCTGTCTCACCTGTCACATGCTCCCACGCTAGCGCAACACGCGCGTGAGCACTGCTGGTTGAGATCAAGGTAGTAGACcgtcttcgacttcgcagcTTCACACACCTTGTCACAGTGGCCATGAACGAGTTTGCCCGCTTCTCGAAGCGGGCAGTCGACTACATCTTCGACCGACCTGCCAGAAACGACGACCCATCGCCTATCTGGTGCCTGGGCCGATCCTACGACTCCGAGTATCGTCCCGACCGACCATCTTCAGCAAGCGGTGCCCTACCAGGTACCTCTCCCTCAGCACAGTCAGATGTATCACACGCCGATAGCGCAGTGGTGACCAAAGCGAGCGCGAAGCCCGACGATGTGGCTGCAGATAACGACGATGAGCTGGTCAAGAGCTTCGACCAAGTGCAACTTAGTAAAAGCATGGACGAAGAGGATCTTGGATGGCCCTCGGAATTCGTAGATGACTTCGAGTCGAGAATATGGATCACATACAGAGATGGCTTTCCGCCGATACCCAAATCGTCAGACCCAGCAGCGGGCTCGAAGATGTCATTCACGACCAAGCTACGAAGCCTTGCAAACCAACAGGGCTTCACTTCCGACACTGGTTGGGGATGCATGATCAGGAGTGGGCAGTCTTTGTTGGCGAACACAATCGTCCTGCATAGGCTAGGTCGGGACTGGAGGAAGGGTAAGAACGAGGCAGAGCACAAGAATGTTCTGTCGCTTTTCGCAGATACACCTGAGGCGCCCTTCTCTATTCACAAGTTCGTCGAGCACGGTGCTCAGGCATGTGGCACATATCCGGGCGAGTGGTTTGGTCCAAGCGCCACAGCCAGGTGTTTGCGGTGAGTGCAGCGGACTCGGCTGACTGAACATTACTGATGCATCACAGAGCTCTCACCGACAAGTACCACGAAGCAGGACTGCGGGTCTACGCACGCCCTAACGATAGCGATGTATACGCAGATGCGCTCCTGGAAACAGCGACACAGAAAGATGCAGATGATAAATTCCAGCCGACGTTGATCGTACTCGGAATCAGATTGGGAATAGACAAGGTCACACCGGCATATCACGTAGCCCTGAAGGCAGCACTCGAGCTTCCACAAAGTGTTGGAATTGCTGGTGGACGaccaagcagcagccactACTTCATCGGTCACCAAGGCGATGCGTTCTTCTATCTCGACCCGCACTACACACGACCCATGCTATCGCCACAGCCTTCtggcgaagacatcgaaaCATGCCACACGCGACGGATCCGCAAGCTGCCTCTGTCCGAGATGGATCCTTCCATGCTCCTTGGTTTCCTCATACACAGTAAAGAAGAGTTCGAGCAGTGGAGAAAGGCTGTCTCAGAAATGCCAGGCAAAGCCATCATACACATTCACGATACAGAGCCAAAGTATGCCACTGGAAATGAGCGAGCAGGTGCCATTGACGAGGTGGAGACTATGGATGAAACGCtagatgaggatgatgatgacgagggcGAGAAGATATGAGGACTCGTGGGAGGATTGGGATATACGACTGATGTGAAAGGCTTGGTTTTTCGGGATACCTGAACGGTTCTGTTTGGGACATGACTACCTACTGTTCTGACGATGGGCATTTGAGCGTTCTTGCATGACGGAATGGAAGTTGGCGCACATTGGGTCAAAGGCTGTGCGTGATCGGTTTTAGTGACTCAGCTGATAGATACCCGATATGAACGAAATCGGCTGTTAAGACAAATGGTTCTAAGGTTCGTTGGAGAGGGAGCGGAAACGCGAAATTGACGCGACGTCTTGGCGGCAATCTCGACTTGGTGCTTTCGCTTCTGCCCTCCAGCTTCCAACGCCTGTCCCCTTCTCTCTGCGCAAAAGATCCATGTCTGACATCGCCTGTAGAGGCCCAATACATGGCGACAATCTCACGTGCTTACCCTCTTGCTGGAGGCGCATCACACCGACGGCAAATTAGCGTCCTTGCCAGCAGCACGGCGTGAGGTAAGCGAACGGGTATAAAGACTGGGCTGACAGCGTGAGAACGAATTGTAGGGACACCTTGCGATTTCACTGCTCATTATCTGCAATCTGCTCGTATACTATATGTCATTCACGCTGAATCAAACGCGTCCAGAGACCAATTGTGCGCTGGGTCGAGGATGGTGGCGTCTTCTCTCAGGAGCGAAAAGTCGAAGTTGAGTAGCTGTTCGTCCGTCAATGCCAGCGGCTGCCAATTGTCTACCGATGAAGTGTTGATATCACAGAACGATTGCATATTCATGGAGGCACTGGCGCCTGTTGATGAAAAGCTGATGTCTTGCAGCTTGTTGCCAGACATGCTTTCTATCGCGTCGCGGCTGAGAACACCTCCATTGCACACTTCGCCCACGTCCGAGGAAGCTGGCGCCGGTAATGTACCGGACGACTGCGGCGACTGATCCATTGCTTTCAACAATTCATCAAGCTTGTGCTTGACGACAACATCACGAAGATTAGCATAAGGCGCTGCTTCTTCCTTGATACCGATCGAGATCAGCTTGTTCTTGACGTGCTTGAACTTCGGGGCATCCGGCTTCTTGGGCATGAGCTTACACCAGCTTTACAACGTCAGCTCCCTTCGCCCTTCGAAGTCTTACGCAAAACTTACAACGATTCGGACAATCCGTTGCCAAGCACGAAGCACAATCCTGGAAATTCCAACTGCTTTTCGAGTGCTTTATACCGGTGACCAAAATCGTCCATGTCCTTGATCGTCTGCTCGACCTTTTTACGGCTTTTTTCGACCTGGTTCGGGACCTTTTCGGGAAATAGTCCACTCTTGAGGAAGATGTCGGCCACTCGCGGAATAGACGGGTTACCCAGCTTCAATCTCAGCTCAGAAATCACGATACATGCAAAGCGCTGATACAGGCGGGACTACTGGCCACCATCTCTGTACCAAAACACTTGCAGGAATCGTGCTCGAGGATCCATGGTTGCAACGTTCGCATCTACCCCTGGTGGCAGCCAGAAGCTGAGCGGAGTGGTCATCCAGCTTTTGCTGTGGCTTTTCAGCAGATCGAGTGTGCTCTCGTCTGGACCACCGTAGTTGTCAATCTCTTCGAAGCGCCTTGCGTCTTGGTCTCCGCGTTTGACCACGCGATAGCCCACTTTGGATTCGAAGTGCTTTGATTGCACCGAACGCTTCTTGAGGACATTGGCGATCACTTGAAGATGATGTCTGAGATCGATGGCGACCTAGATGTCTTGCGGTCAGAAGTGGTGTGACTGCTGAGGGGGCCGACgcacctcatcatcatctcccTCCTTCCAAAAGGACTCACGTGCTGGATCCAGCGCCTGTGAGTGTTCTGGACTGTGTTCGCTCATGCCGGATCACATCAAAACCTGAAAGTGGGTATAGTGGACTTGCTCGATCTCGGAGCATGGCAAGTCATGAGGCGAACGCTGGGAACTGTTTTGTGGCAGCTCGGCAGTCTTCGTGCTGCAGACGAGGGAGCTCCGCTGGGTACACCAGTACAACTGAATTGACTTCATGCCAAGACTGGCGCTAATTTTCCCTACGGCAGACTGCAACCTCACTGCACGAAGCTCGCAAGCAGAACAGGTTTTTTGTCATTCGTTGCTGCCGAACATGGTTCTAGATCTCTGGCTTCATGCAACTCACTTTCGAGCTGCATACGTTGACGTCAAACACGACGAGATCTTCGAAGCCCACTGCGCTTGGCATGACCTTGCTCACCTCATTGAGGTGATCAGCTTGTCTTGGTGCAAGGAAGTGGCGAAAAGTTTCGACGATTGACGTATCATTCTGGCAGTGTTCATTGACGAGAAGAAGTGGGCGTCACGAAGAGATCCGACCATTCGAGGGGTATAAAAGCTTCGAGAAGGGAGCGTTATGGCTGGAACCACATCCGACCAAGAAATAGCGCAAGAGGATCCCTGAAAGTCGCAACCCAACCAATCAATCGACCAAGTACACCAAAGTACATCACCATGTCCGATAGTACCACATTCAAGTCAGCCGAGAGCTCGCAACCACAGGGCTTGACATCGTCACACATCGAGCGGCTCTCCGAAACAACTCGTGAAGACACTCCAGTTTCTTCTCCGCCCGCGAAGCTTGATGCTCATTGGCAGCGATGCTACGGCTTCGGCAAGCATTTCTTCACCTATGTCTTGGCTGAACCGTTGTACCATGCAGCTCTGCCTACCGCCACGGGCCCGCAGCTTGATGTAGGCGAAAGACTAGACCACGTTATCTCAGCACTGACTCAAATACCCACAGGCTCAATTGCAGACCTCAATGACAGACTTTCGATATGTGGACTGCCTGCAAAAGGCATCGGCAATCGCAGAGTCCGCCGATCTTTCCCCGCCGCCACAAACCCGACCAGGTGGTCACTTTGCGCAGCTGATGGAAGTCATTGGCCTCATAGCACTTCACGATTCAACAGAAGCCAAGCGTGAGCTTGCTGGTGCTATCAGAGGCTCAAGCTTGCGAGGTACTGGTAAGGAGCGTCAATTTGAGGGCTTCCCGCCGTCTCCTCCCGAATCTGTGAGCTCGGATGAGCCCGAGACGATTCAGAATGCACCACACCAGCACCAACGAGCCCGCAACCAAGACTTCCACGACGGCAACCGACGCCGAGAGCGTCCTTTGCAAGACAGACGAATCGGTCAGGAGGTAGTCAGACGAGACGAGCCGAATATGGGCGCCTATGCAACTAGATTGTACGAGTATTGCCAGCAGAACGGGCACGGCCTCGATCATGAAGCTGTGCAAGCAAGTCAGACTGCTGCAACATGGAGAGAAGTGGTCAACGTGGACGGTCGCACCTGGATTGGCGAGGCCAATACGAAGAAAGCTGCCAGACATGAGGCATTCCGCGATGCGTGTATCGAGCTGGGCATTTGAACGCTAGCTGAATGCAATTTGGAACGAAGCTCAGGAAGTCTCAGGCGATTGTTGCTGTGTCAAGCTAGCTCTAAGCCTCATGCTGCACCGCGCCGATCGACCAAAACTTGTTTTGCCACCGACAATGATTTACTTATGCATTGGATTGTCTACTCAACCTGCCGGACTATCCACAATGTTTAGTACGACCCAAGTCTCTTCAGAGAGCGAGAGTGTGGTGCAACGTCTACATGACCACATTGTCGCCAAAGATCTTGTTCAACACGTTGCCGTAGAGCATGTTACCTCTTACTTGAAACCCGGCACCGGCGTTCCTTTCAAGCCGCAGCAGACAACCTGGCATCGCTTTCTTGATGAGCTGTGCCACCTCTGTGACTTCAAAGGTGGTGGCAAAACTGTAAGATCGATTGCTGTCGAAAAcacaagcagcagcggcacaATTTTCTGGGCTGCTTCGACCTATACAGATTCAGCTGCTTTCGAGCAACACTTGTTAGCGTTACTTGGAGTCTTGAAGAGGCTCTCAGCCAGGAACAGCCGCACGGAggagacagcagcagccatcaaTGATCTCTCCGTGGATAAAGCATCTGGAAGGATCAAGGTTTACAGTGCTCTGTTCATTGAGTCGGCGAACCAGGCTATCAGAAAATTGTCAACAAGCACGGCGCCTGCAGGTCAGTGCGGCTCGGCTCTCAATGAATATTTGTTGACAATACGATGCAGATCGAACCTTGCTCACTGTCCTCAAGGAGCTCAAAACCTCTTCAGACTCCTTCCCAGCATTGTGTCGTGGAGCATACGACAAATTCAGACACACTGAAGCTCAAGCACGGCTGAACTATCTCATCGAGCACGATCACGACACTTTGTGGACGCATCTAAGGCATCGTAT
It contains:
- a CDS encoding uncharacterized protein (BUSCO:EOG09264B3O~MEROPS:MER0013559), coding for MNEFARFSKRAVDYIFDRPARNDDPSPIWCLGRSYDSEYRPDRPSSASGALPGTSPSAQSDVSHADSAVVTKASAKPDDVAADNDDELVKSFDQVQLSKSMDEEDLGWPSEFVDDFESRIWITYRDGFPPIPKSSDPAAGSKMSFTTKLRSLANQQGFTSDTGWGCMIRSGQSLLANTIVLHRLGRDWRKGKNEAEHKNVLSLFADTPEAPFSIHKFVEHGAQACGTYPGEWFGPSATARCLRALTDKYHEAGLRVYARPNDSDVYADALLETATQKDADDKFQPTLIVLGIRLGIDKVTPAYHVALKAALELPQSVGIAGGRPSSSHYFIGHQGDAFFYLDPHYTRPMLSPQPSGEDIETCHTRRIRKLPLSEMDPSMLLGFLIHSKEEFEQWRKAVSEMPGKAIIHIHDTEPKYATGNERAGAIDEVETMDETLDEDDDDEGEKI